The DNA sequence CTTAGCTTTTCAAACGCGATCGCAAGCTACAAAAGAGACTACGTCATAGATAAGCCAAACTTCGATCTAGACGATACGCAGACCATCTGCGAGTGGATATTAAAAAACGCAAAGGTTTTAAAATGAACGAAATTTTCGAAACGATTAAAAAAATCGCCGTAAAAATCGGCGAAGAGATAAAGTACGCCGACCTAGGCTACACTGATCACGCCAATGCCACGGGCGACACGCAGCTAAAGCTAGACGTGAGAAGCGACGAGATCATCACGGCCGAGTTTGCAAATTTAGCCTGTGTAAAAGCACTCGTTAGCGAGGAAAAAGAGGATATGCTGGCGCTAAACGAGAGCGCGAAATTTATCGTCGCCTACGATCCGCTAGACGGCTCTAGCCTGGTGGATGTAAATTTTTCCATCGGCTCGATTTTTGGTATTTACGAAAATGAGCTAACGCCGCAAAATCTAAAAGCCGCAGCCTACGTCGTTTACGGCCCGCGCCTGGAGCTCGTGCTTTGCGAGGAGGGGACGGCTCCGGCACTTTACCGCCTAGGCAGGGACGGCGAGTTTAAATTTATCAAAAATCTAGCGCTCGCGCCAAAGGGCAAGCTAAACGCTACGGGCGCGACGCAAAAGGGCTGGAGCGAAACTCATGCTAAATTTATTCGCGAACTGTTTTTGCAGGGGTATCGCCTCAGATACTCGGGCGCCATGGTGAGCGACCTGCATCAAATTTTGCTAAAAGGTGGCGGGCTTTTTAGTTATCCGGCTACGACGGACGCGCCAAAGGGTAAGCTAAGAGCGCTATTTGAGGTGCTGCCGTTTGCCTTCATCTACGAGCGCGCAGGCGGTGCGACTAGCGACGGATACTCGGCAACGCTTTTTGATATGAAAGTGGAAAAAATCCATCAAACCACGCCTTGCTTTTTCGGCTCCAAAGACGAGATAAATTTACTGCATAAATTTTACGGAAGCGCGAAATGAGCGAGCACACAGCGCAAACGGCCCAAAAGGACGAATTTGAGCTGGAGCTTGATCGCCAAAGAGAAATTTTACAAGCTTGTCAGCGCGAAAAGGGACTAAACTCGTGCTTTGCCTGCAAGGCGATGTTTGAGTGCAAAACCCGCAAAAACTACGTGGATGCCGTATATAGCTCGATGTCTAAAGGCGACGGCGGCGGATTT is a window from the Campylobacter massiliensis genome containing:
- a CDS encoding class 1 fructose-bisphosphatase, producing the protein MNEIFETIKKIAVKIGEEIKYADLGYTDHANATGDTQLKLDVRSDEIITAEFANLACVKALVSEEKEDMLALNESAKFIVAYDPLDGSSLVDVNFSIGSIFGIYENELTPQNLKAAAYVVYGPRLELVLCEEGTAPALYRLGRDGEFKFIKNLALAPKGKLNATGATQKGWSETHAKFIRELFLQGYRLRYSGAMVSDLHQILLKGGGLFSYPATTDAPKGKLRALFEVLPFAFIYERAGGATSDGYSATLFDMKVEKIHQTTPCFFGSKDEINLLHKFYGSAK